The following coding sequences lie in one Candidatus Poribacteria bacterium genomic window:
- a CDS encoding WD40 repeat domain-containing protein → MFGREKQIIAACTLYLIACLLLFAGAQTDKIVDTYPQWELPNAAKARLGKGDINAIQFSPDGAQLAVGTDIGVWLYDTKTGEEISLFLGICGSLAFSPDGRFLINSGGDYFSNLGGSRWENRIELWEIATGREVLFPNMPPAAAVLHFSGDGKTLISLRKSRDTINRLDIETGKQTVHQLGERPGYGHLEVYALTEDKIAIGMYNGALELWDTRTGKKLSTLRENVKKLEVPDELVGLIDDENSVFALAFSPDGTRLASGNRDTTVQLWDITNKTEPITLRRHTNEPTVLAFSPDGKVLASGGVDKRVQLWDTTTGKPIGACTGHVSDIRALAFSPDGKMLASGSSDGTIRFWNTQTAEPLSTHTTGHIASLEAATFLKDGATIASVGYNGILTLWNLKTFQKTTLQTNRTLEIIGFRGWYLDLALSPDGTKLVSFGTESPSPEPWSDSVLRLTDVSTGRELMSVPGSASDLTFSPDAKTVAGTRSGTIRLWNTETGETLDISLSDPNAAPEEQHRPIIKTLEFSPDSRRLAGGTMGGDVQMWDTETGEALTSFFAEEPPTGNRYRDPIMDVAFSSDGSLLAVGSMKKLRLLGNRRQLGFKEISYDADVWGNTLLFSPDDTVLVIGLIQSGGIELWDLTLGKKLTTLDGHTNAVETLVFSPDGKTLVSAGGDGTVLLWDWDEVLTTARNPESGEVLQNKEARSETVLKFVERIADNEANARYIATLEQTYLENRWKNIVEAFTNNPNTMMLGYVERRLFSQIAQIGRTAKDQESYMDRLHKLMDAVPDNLSVRLNIHLALAAFYRDNDMPEKATAHIQKTGFITEEAWLILGPFDNAGGIGYNTVYIPEDAAQIDTTKTYEGINGQVGWQKSTDDIRNAHISLGEDVNWGVAYAFATVISPDERKVQFRFDSDDQGKIWLNGKQVFTHTKAFTAEIDKYTIPVTFKSGQNSILVKVCEEVGGWGFYLRITDTDGNPFDDLKINQIEEIGLAQ, encoded by the coding sequence ATGTTCGGACGAGAAAAACAGATAATCGCTGCGTGCACTCTCTATCTTATAGCCTGCCTACTACTGTTTGCTGGTGCACAAACCGACAAAATTGTTGACACTTATCCGCAGTGGGAATTGCCGAACGCAGCGAAAGCACGTCTGGGAAAAGGAGATATTAACGCTATCCAGTTTTCACCAGACGGTGCCCAACTCGCCGTCGGAACGGACATCGGTGTGTGGCTGTACGATACCAAAACAGGCGAAGAAATATCTCTATTTCTGGGGATATGTGGGTCGCTCGCCTTTTCGCCCGATGGTCGTTTCCTTATCAATAGTGGTGGCGATTACTTCTCGAATCTTGGTGGGAGTCGTTGGGAGAACCGAATCGAGTTATGGGAGATAGCCACCGGTCGGGAAGTCCTATTTCCCAATATGCCGCCTGCTGCTGCGGTGCTGCATTTTTCCGGAGATGGTAAGACACTCATCAGTTTGCGTAAATCAAGAGACACGATAAATCGGTTAGATATTGAGACAGGCAAGCAGACTGTCCACCAATTAGGAGAACGACCGGGTTACGGGCATCTTGAAGTCTACGCGCTCACAGAAGATAAAATCGCGATCGGCATGTATAACGGAGCCCTTGAGTTATGGGACACAAGGACGGGCAAAAAGTTATCCACGCTCAGAGAAAATGTAAAAAAACTTGAGGTACCAGATGAACTGGTCGGACTGATTGATGATGAGAATAGTGTTTTCGCCTTGGCGTTTTCGCCCGATGGTACGCGACTCGCCAGTGGAAACAGAGATACAACGGTACAACTATGGGACATTACCAACAAGACTGAACCAATCACGCTCCGAAGACATACAAATGAACCGACTGTGTTGGCATTTTCACCCGATGGAAAAGTGCTTGCCAGCGGTGGTGTTGACAAAAGGGTCCAATTGTGGGATACCACGACCGGTAAACCGATCGGTGCTTGTACGGGGCACGTGAGCGATATCAGGGCATTAGCGTTTTCACCCGACGGAAAAATGCTTGCCAGTGGGAGTTCGGATGGTACGATCCGATTCTGGAACACACAGACAGCGGAACCGCTATCCACCCATACCACTGGACACATAGCATCCTTGGAAGCAGCGACGTTCCTTAAAGACGGTGCCACGATTGCGAGTGTCGGGTATAACGGGATACTCACGCTCTGGAATCTGAAAACTTTCCAAAAGACGACGCTTCAGACGAACAGGACACTTGAGATAATAGGGTTTCGGGGTTGGTATCTGGATTTAGCACTTTCGCCGGATGGCACGAAACTCGTCAGCTTCGGCACAGAGAGTCCTTCGCCTGAACCGTGGTCGGATTCTGTGCTGCGTTTGACGGATGTCAGCACGGGTCGCGAATTGATGTCTGTTCCTGGTAGTGCTTCAGACCTGACGTTTTCGCCTGACGCGAAGACTGTAGCAGGTACACGTTCGGGTACAATTCGCCTGTGGAATACAGAGACAGGTGAAACACTTGATATATCTCTTTCGGATCCGAACGCTGCCCCTGAAGAGCAACACCGACCTATCATCAAGACCTTGGAATTCTCACCAGACAGTAGAAGACTTGCCGGTGGCACCATGGGTGGAGATGTTCAGATGTGGGATACGGAAACTGGGGAAGCACTCACGTCCTTCTTTGCAGAAGAACCCCCGACAGGCAATCGTTATCGGGATCCTATTATGGATGTGGCATTCTCATCAGACGGTTCGCTGCTTGCTGTCGGAAGTATGAAAAAGCTGCGCCTGTTGGGAAATCGGAGACAACTCGGCTTTAAGGAAATATCCTATGATGCCGATGTCTGGGGCAATACATTACTATTTTCACCAGATGATACCGTCCTTGTTATCGGACTTATACAAAGCGGCGGCATCGAACTATGGGACCTGACATTGGGGAAAAAACTCACGACGCTTGATGGACATACAAATGCGGTCGAGACGCTTGTATTTTCGCCGGATGGCAAAACGCTTGTGAGCGCGGGCGGAGATGGAACAGTGCTCTTGTGGGACTGGGATGAAGTCCTCACAACTGCGCGGAATCCTGAATCTGGTGAAGTACTTCAAAACAAAGAAGCGCGTTCTGAAACAGTGTTGAAATTTGTTGAACGCATCGCAGACAATGAGGCAAACGCACGTTACATCGCGACATTAGAACAGACTTATCTCGAGAACAGATGGAAAAACATTGTTGAAGCGTTCACAAACAACCCAAATACCATGATGTTAGGATATGTTGAACGTAGGTTATTCTCGCAAATCGCGCAAATCGGCAGAACTGCCAAGGACCAAGAAAGTTACATGGATAGGCTGCATAAACTGATGGATGCCGTCCCTGACAACCTGAGTGTCCGCCTAAACATCCACCTTGCACTGGCGGCGTTCTACCGCGACAACGATATGCCCGAGAAAGCAACAGCGCATATTCAAAAAACCGGCTTCATCACCGAAGAGGCATGGCTGATCCTGGGTCCATTTGATAACGCCGGGGGTATCGGTTACAATACGGTTTACATCCCCGAAGACGCAGCGCAGATTGACACAACCAAAACGTACGAAGGTATAAACGGACAGGTCGGTTGGCAAAAAAGCACCGACGATATACGCAACGCCCATATCAGTCTCGGAGAGGATGTCAATTGGGGTGTTGCTTATGCGTTCGCAACTGTTATTTCGCCTGATGAACGAAAAGTCCAATTCCGATTCGATAGCGACGACCAAGGGAAAATCTGGCTTAATGGCAAACAGGTATTCACGCATACGAAAGCATTCACAGCAGAAATTGATAAATACACCATCCCAGTTACGTTCAAATCGGGTCAAAACAGTATCCTCGTCAAAGTATGTGAAGAGGTCGGCGGATGGGGATTCTACTTACGGATTACTGATACGGATGGAAACCCATTTGATGATTTGAAAATCAATCAGATAGAAGAAATAGGACTTGCGCAATAA